In a single window of the Carassius carassius chromosome 26, fCarCar2.1, whole genome shotgun sequence genome:
- the bcat1 gene encoding branched-chain-amino-acid aminotransferase, cytosolic isoform X1, giving the protein MASVASATSAPSSQEVLENNVAGNASSFKATDTVIQLAQTHKPKPDVNGLVFGTVFTDHMLTIEWSLEEGWQKPHIQPFGNLSIHPGCSSLHYAVQLFEGMKAYRGPDNKVRLFRPLINMKRMLKSAHRACLPSFDCAELLECIRKLVEVEQDWVPHSDSASLYIRPTFLGTEPTLGVKKPNKALLFVILSPVGSYFSTGAKPVSLWADSKYIRAWRGGTGDCKMGGNYGASIYAQYVAVDYGCQQVLWLYGDDHQITEVGTMNLFLYWINERGEEELATPPLDGIILPGVTRLSILELTRKWGEFKVSERYLTMADLRQALEENRVREMFGSGTACVVSPVGRILYQGENLHIPCEGSFPPLASRLLKELTDIQYGRTPSDWSCIV; this is encoded by the exons ATGGCGAGCGTTGCATCAGCCACGAGCGCACCATCATCTCAAGAG GTACTTGAGAATAATGTGGCTGGCAATGCTTCTAGCTTTAAG GCCACAGACACAGTGATACAGTTAGCTCAGACCCATAAGCCAAAACCTGACGTGAATGGCCTGGTGTTTGGGACGGTCTTTACTGACCACATGCTGACCATTGAGTGGAGTCTTGAGGAAGGCTGGCAGAAGCCGCACATCCAGCCTTTTGGGAACCTGTCCATACATCCAGGCTGTTCTTCCCTGCATTACGCTGTACAG CTTTTTGAGGGTATGAAGGCGTACCGGGGGCCAGATAACAAAGTGCGTCTCTTCAGACCCTTGATAAACATGAAGCGGATGTTGAAGTCCGCCCACAGGGCCTGTCTGCCT AGTTTTGATTGTGCAGAGTTATTGGAGTGCATCAGGAAGTTGGTGGAGGTGGAACAGGATTGGGTTCCTCACTCAGACTCTGCCAGTTTGTACATCCGTCCCACCTTCCTGGGCACAGAG CCCACCCTTGGTGTCAAGAAGCCCAACAAGGCATTGCTTTTTGTCATTCTTAGTCCAGTGGGCTCATACTTTAGCACTGGTGCTAAACCAGTGTCTCTGTGGGCCGACTCCAAATACATCAGAGCTTGGAGAGGAGGGACAGGAGACTGTAAGATGGGAGG GAACTATGGCGCATCTATCTATGCCCAGTATGTGGCAGTGGATTACGGCTGTCAGCAGGTTCTGTGGCTGTACGGGGACGACCATCAGATCACAGAGGTCGGCACCATGAACCTTTTCCTCTACTGGATCAATGAGAGAGGAG AGGAGGAGCTTGCAACACCACCTTTAGATGGCATTATTTTGCCGGGCGTTACACGACTAAGCATCCTAGAACTTACACGCAAATGG GGTGAGTTCAAAGTATCCGAGCGCTATTTGACCATGGCCGACCTGAGGCAGGCTCTGGAGGAAAACCGAGTGAGGGAGATGTTTGGTTCTGGAACCGCTTGTGTTGTTAGTCCAGTTGGCAGGATCTTGTATCAGGGAGAG AATCTACATATCCCATGTGAAGGAAGCTTTCCTCCACTTGCCTCCAGACTGCTAAAAGAGCTCACAGATATTCAG TATGGACGGACCCCCAGTGACTGGTCTTGTATTGTATAA
- the bcat1 gene encoding branched-chain-amino-acid aminotransferase, cytosolic isoform X2 — protein MMSNKWVLENNVAGNASSFKATDTVIQLAQTHKPKPDVNGLVFGTVFTDHMLTIEWSLEEGWQKPHIQPFGNLSIHPGCSSLHYAVQLFEGMKAYRGPDNKVRLFRPLINMKRMLKSAHRACLPSFDCAELLECIRKLVEVEQDWVPHSDSASLYIRPTFLGTEPTLGVKKPNKALLFVILSPVGSYFSTGAKPVSLWADSKYIRAWRGGTGDCKMGGNYGASIYAQYVAVDYGCQQVLWLYGDDHQITEVGTMNLFLYWINERGEEELATPPLDGIILPGVTRLSILELTRKWGEFKVSERYLTMADLRQALEENRVREMFGSGTACVVSPVGRILYQGENLHIPCEGSFPPLASRLLKELTDIQYGRTPSDWSCIV, from the exons ATGATGTCCAATAAGTGG GTACTTGAGAATAATGTGGCTGGCAATGCTTCTAGCTTTAAG GCCACAGACACAGTGATACAGTTAGCTCAGACCCATAAGCCAAAACCTGACGTGAATGGCCTGGTGTTTGGGACGGTCTTTACTGACCACATGCTGACCATTGAGTGGAGTCTTGAGGAAGGCTGGCAGAAGCCGCACATCCAGCCTTTTGGGAACCTGTCCATACATCCAGGCTGTTCTTCCCTGCATTACGCTGTACAG CTTTTTGAGGGTATGAAGGCGTACCGGGGGCCAGATAACAAAGTGCGTCTCTTCAGACCCTTGATAAACATGAAGCGGATGTTGAAGTCCGCCCACAGGGCCTGTCTGCCT AGTTTTGATTGTGCAGAGTTATTGGAGTGCATCAGGAAGTTGGTGGAGGTGGAACAGGATTGGGTTCCTCACTCAGACTCTGCCAGTTTGTACATCCGTCCCACCTTCCTGGGCACAGAG CCCACCCTTGGTGTCAAGAAGCCCAACAAGGCATTGCTTTTTGTCATTCTTAGTCCAGTGGGCTCATACTTTAGCACTGGTGCTAAACCAGTGTCTCTGTGGGCCGACTCCAAATACATCAGAGCTTGGAGAGGAGGGACAGGAGACTGTAAGATGGGAGG GAACTATGGCGCATCTATCTATGCCCAGTATGTGGCAGTGGATTACGGCTGTCAGCAGGTTCTGTGGCTGTACGGGGACGACCATCAGATCACAGAGGTCGGCACCATGAACCTTTTCCTCTACTGGATCAATGAGAGAGGAG AGGAGGAGCTTGCAACACCACCTTTAGATGGCATTATTTTGCCGGGCGTTACACGACTAAGCATCCTAGAACTTACACGCAAATGG GGTGAGTTCAAAGTATCCGAGCGCTATTTGACCATGGCCGACCTGAGGCAGGCTCTGGAGGAAAACCGAGTGAGGGAGATGTTTGGTTCTGGAACCGCTTGTGTTGTTAGTCCAGTTGGCAGGATCTTGTATCAGGGAGAG AATCTACATATCCCATGTGAAGGAAGCTTTCCTCCACTTGCCTCCAGACTGCTAAAAGAGCTCACAGATATTCAG TATGGACGGACCCCCAGTGACTGGTCTTGTATTGTATAA